A section of the Phormidium ambiguum IAM M-71 genome encodes:
- the rph gene encoding ribonuclease PH: MSWQRPDGREAYQLRPIRFERNFTRFASGSVLTRCGDTQVLCTVSVQESVPKFLQGQGQGWLTAEYRMLPSATPQRQEREFMKLSGRTQEIQRLIGRSLRAALDLNALGERTIVVDADVLQADAGTRTTAITGGFVALADAIAKLLNEGKLERSPIIHQVAAISVGLLEGEPFLDLNYPEDVAADVDFNVVMNENLSMIELQGTAEHGFFSRHQLNQLLDFAEKGIRDLLEMQRETLNLSLPKSEMLV; the protein is encoded by the coding sequence ATGTCTTGGCAACGTCCTGATGGTAGAGAAGCTTATCAATTACGACCGATTCGGTTTGAGCGCAATTTTACTCGTTTCGCTTCTGGTTCGGTGTTGACTCGCTGCGGTGATACGCAAGTTCTTTGTACTGTGAGCGTGCAAGAAAGCGTGCCGAAGTTTTTGCAAGGTCAGGGTCAGGGGTGGTTAACTGCGGAATATCGAATGCTTCCGAGTGCAACTCCGCAACGTCAAGAACGAGAGTTTATGAAACTTTCGGGTAGAACTCAGGAAATTCAAAGGTTGATTGGTCGTTCTTTGAGGGCAGCTTTGGATTTAAATGCTTTGGGGGAAAGAACAATTGTTGTTGATGCTGATGTTTTACAAGCGGATGCGGGTACGCGAACGACTGCGATTACTGGTGGGTTTGTGGCTTTGGCGGATGCGATCGCAAAATTATTAAATGAAGGTAAGCTGGAACGATCGCCAATTATTCACCAAGTCGCTGCTATCTCCGTCGGACTTTTGGAAGGCGAACCTTTCCTCGACCTCAACTATCCCGAAGATGTCGCCGCCGATGTTGATTTTAACGTGGTAATGAATGAAAACCTGTCGATGATTGAACTTCAGGGAACCGCCGAACATGGTTTTTTCAGTCGTCATCAACTAAATCAATTACTCGATTTTGCCGAAAAAGGCATTCGTGACCTCTTGGAAATGCAGCGGGAAACCTTGAATCTTTCCTTACCTAAGTCTGAAATGCTTGTGTAG
- a CDS encoding pentapeptide repeat-containing protein: MSQDFSHQNLQSRSFKGQDLTGANFSHANIRGADFSNAVLKGASFRYAIAGLPNLQVNQTEEDHLVLNRLFLPIILLLPLFLFFAFNSPKTYELFSPEIINTYTILPGLFVLLLIAFWFIAIILNGWKMFSSTLVTSVFIVQVGVMILEADSIFHWITGFVYLLGSTVAVFAYLYIFRRKPEIKFWAAILISLELLLIFILFVLGGGNLLQTVGIVLGYLFVILSLALAVVLIASTRKSPVLSRIWAAIFTGTPILAIVLAVAMTGNINNANDLAYPAISCLYRVFGATGIVLFSVVSARYIAGFRAGVLALVIFLVVMVAIAISMYFNSSTSFTSTINSAIVLTVGLLATYVGWRALLADEQFTKFGNFSLTTTFGGADLTDADFTGAKLEHTNFRKAILAGTCWQDAKNLDRAKFDPSVPN, encoded by the coding sequence ATGTCTCAAGATTTTTCCCACCAAAATCTTCAAAGCCGCTCTTTTAAAGGACAAGACCTCACTGGCGCTAACTTTAGTCATGCCAACATTCGGGGAGCAGACTTCAGTAATGCTGTTTTAAAAGGTGCTTCTTTCCGATATGCCATAGCAGGTCTGCCAAATTTACAGGTAAACCAGACAGAAGAAGATCATCTTGTTTTGAACAGGTTATTCTTACCAATAATTCTATTATTACCCTTATTTCTCTTTTTCGCCTTTAACAGTCCCAAAACGTATGAATTATTTAGCCCGGAAATTATCAACACTTACACTATTTTACCAGGTCTATTTGTTTTATTATTGATCGCGTTCTGGTTTATTGCCATCATTCTTAATGGCTGGAAAATGTTCTCATCCACATTAGTTACTTCTGTTTTTATTGTGCAAGTTGGAGTAATGATTTTAGAGGCAGACAGCATTTTTCACTGGATTACAGGTTTTGTGTATTTGTTAGGTTCTACTGTGGCTGTGTTTGCCTATCTCTACATTTTTAGGCGCAAACCTGAGATTAAGTTTTGGGCTGCAATTTTAATTTCGCTGGAACTTCTGTTGATATTCATTTTGTTTGTTCTGGGTGGAGGTAATTTGCTACAAACAGTTGGCATTGTTCTTGGCTATCTATTTGTAATTTTGTCTTTAGCTTTAGCTGTAGTTTTGATTGCTAGCACTCGTAAAAGTCCAGTTTTGAGTAGAATTTGGGCGGCAATTTTTACTGGAACTCCGATTTTGGCAATAGTTTTGGCCGTAGCTATGACTGGAAATATCAATAACGCAAATGACTTGGCTTACCCTGCAATAAGTTGTTTATATAGGGTGTTTGGCGCGACTGGAATTGTGCTGTTTTCTGTGGTATCGGCTCGTTATATAGCTGGTTTCCGAGCGGGAGTTTTAGCTTTGGTGATATTTTTGGTTGTGATGGTAGCGATCGCTATATCGATGTACTTTAATTCATCTACATCTTTCACTTCCACTATAAATTCGGCTATCGTTTTGACAGTAGGTTTGCTGGCTACTTATGTTGGCTGGCGAGCTTTATTGGCTGATGAACAATTTACTAAATTTGGTAATTTTTCCCTAACTACAACCTTTGGGGGTGCAGATTTAACCGATGCCGATTTCACTGGAGCAAAATTAGAACACACTAATTTTAGAAAGGCAATTCTGGCTGGTACTTGTTGGCAGGATGCAAAAAATCTCGATCGTGCTAAATTCGATCCCTCTGTACCTAATTAA
- a CDS encoding DUF3095 domain-containing protein gives MSTDYFYSQLPALADFLEITNSSNYVSVPPDWQVIVTDIVGSTKAIESGRYKEVNLIGACSIVAILNIATDFEVPFVFGGDGASLLIPPSLLPQAKQALLGTQNLAKQEFKLDLRVGIIPVSVINENGYEIKIAKLKISEIYHQAIFTSYGLTYGTDLVKNPNYADVYLVKEQEFPPIADFTGLECRWQDIPSQHGEIVSLLVLAKTMDETESNDIYKEVLNKINEIYGQEIDFHPIPVANLKLTFDERKLMQEAKVRSPVGNWLKQQWYLSKIKLENYLGAFYMNFKLKIGDMNWGEHKNNFLDSTDYKKFDDILRMVIAGNSEQRQQLTDYLETQYQKGKLVYGLHNSDRAIVTCLVFERNGRQVHFVDGADGGYALAAKAMKKRMQALNFPKKNE, from the coding sequence ATGTCAACCGACTATTTTTATTCTCAGTTACCTGCTTTGGCAGATTTTTTGGAAATTACTAATTCCAGTAATTATGTTTCAGTACCTCCTGATTGGCAAGTTATCGTTACAGATATTGTCGGTTCGACAAAAGCGATCGAGTCTGGACGTTACAAGGAAGTTAACTTAATTGGCGCTTGTTCTATTGTAGCTATTTTAAATATTGCCACAGATTTTGAAGTGCCTTTTGTATTTGGTGGTGATGGTGCTTCCTTGTTAATTCCGCCTTCACTTTTACCTCAAGCTAAACAAGCTTTATTAGGTACCCAAAATTTAGCAAAACAGGAATTTAAATTAGATTTAAGAGTAGGGATTATTCCGGTATCAGTAATTAATGAAAATGGTTATGAGATTAAAATTGCCAAATTGAAAATATCAGAAATTTATCACCAAGCAATTTTCACAAGCTATGGTTTAACTTATGGGACAGATTTAGTCAAAAACCCAAATTATGCAGATGTTTACTTAGTGAAAGAGCAAGAATTTCCACCAATAGCAGATTTTACTGGTTTGGAATGTCGCTGGCAAGATATCCCTAGTCAACATGGTGAAATAGTCAGTCTTTTGGTATTAGCTAAAACGATGGATGAAACAGAATCTAATGATATTTACAAGGAAGTTTTAAATAAAATTAATGAAATTTATGGTCAGGAAATCGATTTTCATCCGATTCCCGTAGCTAATTTAAAACTGACTTTTGATGAACGAAAGTTAATGCAAGAAGCAAAAGTGCGTTCGCCTGTTGGCAATTGGTTAAAACAGCAATGGTATTTATCGAAAATCAAATTAGAAAATTACTTGGGAGCGTTTTACATGAATTTTAAATTGAAAATTGGAGATATGAATTGGGGAGAACATAAAAATAATTTCTTGGATTCTACAGATTATAAAAAGTTTGATGATATACTGCGGATGGTTATTGCTGGAAATTCTGAACAGAGACAGCAATTAACTGACTATCTGGAAACTCAGTATCAAAAAGGAAAATTAGTCTATGGATTACATAATTCCGATCGCGCGATCGTTACTTGTTTAGTTTTTGAACGCAACGGTCGTCAAGTACATTTTGTTGATGGCGCAGATGGTGGTTACGCCCTAGCTGCTAAGGCAATGAAAAAAAGAATGCAAGCCCTAAATTTTCCCAAAAAAAACGAATGA
- a CDS encoding ATP-binding protein yields MKWWNRQGIFVKENLTVKSDITFLNQVLSWFDELCFRNQSKLSWLASKSDRQYIPLDEIKLALDEGFTNAVRHAHENLPPDTPIEIQFAIWDDRIEIRIWDRGEPFDPNTLPEPPPGSLQEGGFGWSLIRRLTDRVSYERDEDGRNCLLLVKQKP; encoded by the coding sequence ATGAAGTGGTGGAACCGCCAAGGCATCTTTGTTAAAGAGAATTTAACGGTTAAAAGTGATATCACTTTTCTTAACCAGGTATTATCGTGGTTTGATGAGTTATGTTTTCGTAATCAATCAAAGCTTTCCTGGTTGGCAAGTAAAAGCGATCGCCAATACATACCTTTAGATGAAATCAAACTAGCCTTAGATGAAGGTTTCACCAATGCGGTACGCCACGCCCACGAAAATTTACCGCCAGATACCCCGATCGAAATTCAATTTGCTATTTGGGACGATCGCATAGAAATTCGGATTTGGGATCGAGGCGAACCTTTCGATCCGAATACCTTACCAGAACCACCGCCAGGTTCACTCCAAGAAGGCGGTTTTGGTTGGTCTTTAATTCGCCGTTTGACCGATCGCGTATCTTATGAACGAGACGAAGATGGGCGAAATTGTTTGTTGCTGGTGAAGCAAAAGCCTTGA
- a CDS encoding thymidylate synthase — translation MINNSAIQFKYNALYKPNQLICGTGQTAIITGWSVRQTIAKHLSPNNYAVIGNLYSPTRGISFLIRNLLVNPYVRRLVILNATKEDKNAGACQCLLDFFYHGFTAGKSDTGRDCWVIKSPITGYIDIEITATALELLRQNIEVKEAKIIAEAVDLVNSYSTKEVLEPWGEPLIFPEVEVTPTVLPGHRYGHRIEGKTIAETWVKIIHRIKTTGTIRPTGYDGKWQELIDLMAVVTDEPENFYFPEPNYLPIDRTFLEEYISQILDDSPYREGVKYTYGQRLRSWFGKDQIEQVINKLVADIDSARSVMSLWDVKDHEENQSPPCLNHIWVRIVENELSLTATFRSNDMFSAWPANAMGLRALQKHIRDEIAKRSDYDLTIGPLITISQSSHIYDDCWENADNVIQSQYAKICQQRDYADPVGNFLITLQEDTIIVEHTTPGSGEVINCYSGKTAKQIYRQIAADCPGIQVEHAMYLASELQKAEITISLKHSFVYEQDKLLKNSLSL, via the coding sequence ATGATTAATAACTCAGCCATTCAATTTAAATATAACGCACTCTACAAACCGAATCAGTTAATTTGTGGCACAGGACAAACCGCAATAATTACAGGTTGGAGTGTCAGACAAACAATTGCTAAACATTTATCCCCTAATAATTACGCTGTAATTGGTAATTTATATAGTCCAACCAGAGGCATTTCCTTTTTAATTCGTAACTTATTAGTTAATCCTTACGTTAGAAGATTAGTAATTTTAAACGCCACTAAAGAAGACAAAAATGCTGGCGCTTGTCAATGCTTATTAGACTTTTTTTATCATGGATTTACCGCCGGAAAAAGCGACACCGGAAGAGATTGTTGGGTGATTAAATCCCCAATTACAGGTTACATTGATATAGAAATTACCGCCACAGCTTTAGAATTATTGCGGCAAAATATTGAAGTTAAAGAAGCAAAAATAATTGCTGAAGCAGTAGATTTAGTCAACTCATATTCAACCAAAGAAGTTTTAGAACCTTGGGGAGAACCGCTAATTTTTCCCGAAGTAGAAGTTACCCCAACCGTATTACCTGGACACCGTTACGGACATCGCATTGAAGGCAAAACGATTGCCGAAACTTGGGTAAAAATTATCCACAGAATTAAGACAACTGGCACAATTAGACCCACAGGTTACGATGGCAAATGGCAAGAGTTAATTGATTTAATGGCAGTTGTCACCGATGAACCAGAAAATTTCTATTTCCCAGAACCGAATTATTTACCAATTGATAGAACCTTCCTAGAAGAATACATTTCCCAAATTTTAGACGATTCGCCTTACAGGGAAGGCGTTAAGTATACTTATGGACAACGTTTAAGGTCTTGGTTTGGCAAAGATCAAATTGAACAAGTAATCAATAAATTAGTAGCTGATATTGATTCCGCTAGGTCAGTAATGTCCCTTTGGGATGTGAAAGATCACGAAGAAAATCAAAGTCCCCCATGCCTCAATCATATTTGGGTAAGAATAGTAGAAAATGAATTATCATTAACAGCAACTTTTCGTAGTAATGATATGTTTAGTGCTTGGCCTGCCAATGCAATGGGATTAAGGGCTTTGCAGAAACATATCCGAGATGAAATTGCTAAAAGATCGGATTATGATTTAACAATCGGGCCATTAATTACTATTAGCCAAAGCAGCCATATTTATGATGATTGTTGGGAGAATGCAGATAATGTAATTCAGTCTCAATATGCCAAAATTTGCCAGCAAAGAGATTATGCCGATCCTGTTGGTAATTTTTTAATTACTTTGCAAGAAGATACAATTATTGTAGAACACACAACTCCTGGTTCTGGAGAAGTTATTAATTGTTATTCAGGAAAAACAGCCAAGCAAATTTATCGACAAATAGCTGCTGATTGTCCAGGGATTCAAGTAGAACACGCGATGTATTTAGCAAGTGAATTGCAAAAAGCGGAAATTACTATTTCCCTGAAACACAGCTTTGTTTATGAACAAGATAAATTGCTAAAAAATAGCCTTAGTCTTTAG
- the sfsA gene encoding DNA/RNA nuclease SfsA, whose amino-acid sequence MSSHFIYQFPPLLPGILIKRYKRFFADIELATGELITAHCPNTGPMTGVSTPGSLVQVSYNPSPTRKLAYTWEMIQVTDNEPTWVGINTNLPNRIVKLGLEAGIFAELRDYQQIKPEVVYGQDKKSRIDFLLSGSEVNLPAYLEVKNTTWSQGRLAVFPDTVTTRGQKHLRELMALLPTKRSIMLYFINRGDCNSFAPGDIVDPVYGKMLREAVRQGVEVLAYRFETTPEGICYLGKANFIPSMAELSVNSANSYR is encoded by the coding sequence ATGAGTTCTCATTTTATATATCAATTTCCGCCGCTTTTACCTGGTATTTTAATTAAACGTTATAAGCGATTTTTTGCTGATATTGAGTTAGCTACAGGCGAATTAATTACAGCCCATTGCCCAAATACGGGACCGATGACCGGGGTTTCTACTCCTGGTAGTTTAGTACAAGTTTCCTATAACCCAAGTCCTACCAGAAAACTTGCTTATACTTGGGAGATGATTCAAGTTACTGACAATGAACCAACTTGGGTAGGAATTAATACAAATTTACCGAATCGGATTGTTAAACTAGGTTTAGAAGCCGGAATTTTTGCCGAATTAAGAGATTATCAACAAATTAAACCAGAAGTTGTTTATGGACAAGATAAAAAAAGTCGAATTGATTTTTTATTATCAGGAAGTGAGGTAAATTTGCCTGCTTATCTGGAAGTAAAAAATACAACTTGGTCGCAAGGTAGATTAGCAGTATTTCCCGATACTGTCACCACTAGGGGACAAAAACATTTACGAGAATTAATGGCACTTTTACCTACAAAACGGTCAATCATGCTTTATTTTATTAATAGGGGAGACTGCAACAGCTTTGCCCCTGGAGATATTGTCGATCCAGTTTATGGGAAAATGTTAAGAGAAGCAGTAAGGCAAGGTGTAGAGGTTTTAGCTTATCGCTTTGAAACTACACCGGAAGGAATTTGTTATTTGGGAAAAGCAAACTTCATACCATCTATGGCAGAATTGAGTGTAAATTCAGCTAATTCCTATCGCTAA
- a CDS encoding vWA domain-containing protein, with amino-acid sequence MNKQLLNHRQHWSVKLLLCCFPLLILTACDRGSQTSAPAPQSPASSPPPAATLPNAAPSAAEPKAKLRSADNVAQPTLNTEQYNRIEDNQFVTVKNQPLSTFSIDVDSASYSNVRRFINEGQLPPKDAVRIEEMINYFTYDYPQPNGDRPFAISTEISQTPWNPKHKLVQIGLQGKRIASENIPPSNLVFLIDVSGSMEDPNKLPLLQTSFRLLTNQLNAKDTVSIVVYAGNAGLVLPPTPGNEKHKIISAIYNLKAGGSTAGGEGIKLAYDIAKKNFLPSGNNRVILATDGDFNVGISSDGELVRLIEDYRNQGVFLTVLGFGMGNLKDSKMEQLANKGNGNYAYIDDLQEAKKVLVTQMGGTIFTIAKDVKIQVEFNPTKVQAYRLIGYENRMLQAEDFNNDKKDAGELGAGHSVTALYEIIPVGVNSDVKLPPVDSLRYQQNQVDSPAYQNNELMLVKLRYKAPQDTTSQLITQTLVDRSLPFTNASNNLKFAAAVAEFGMILRDSEFKGEANLDQVLDLARQSKDVDLAGYRAEFINLVEKTKSLAVSQR; translated from the coding sequence ATGAACAAACAACTACTTAACCATCGCCAACATTGGTCAGTAAAATTACTATTGTGTTGCTTCCCTTTATTAATTTTAACTGCTTGCGATCGAGGAAGTCAAACTTCAGCACCAGCACCACAATCACCTGCTAGTTCACCACCACCTGCCGCAACATTACCTAATGCTGCACCATCAGCAGCAGAACCTAAAGCTAAACTTCGTAGTGCTGATAATGTAGCTCAACCTACACTTAACACTGAGCAATATAACCGAATTGAAGACAACCAATTTGTCACTGTCAAAAATCAGCCATTATCAACATTTTCGATCGATGTTGACAGCGCATCTTATAGTAATGTCAGAAGATTTATTAATGAAGGACAATTGCCACCTAAAGATGCGGTGCGAATCGAAGAGATGATCAATTATTTTACTTATGATTATCCGCAGCCAAATGGCGATCGACCTTTTGCCATCTCCACCGAAATTTCTCAAACTCCTTGGAATCCCAAACATAAATTAGTTCAAATTGGATTACAAGGAAAACGCATCGCTTCAGAAAACATACCTCCCAGCAATTTGGTATTTTTAATCGATGTTTCCGGTTCGATGGAAGACCCGAATAAATTACCACTTCTCCAAACCAGTTTTCGCTTATTAACTAATCAATTAAACGCAAAAGATACAGTTTCCATAGTAGTTTATGCGGGAAATGCTGGATTAGTTTTACCGCCAACTCCGGGAAACGAAAAACACAAGATTATTTCCGCAATTTATAACTTAAAAGCGGGAGGTTCGACTGCTGGCGGAGAAGGGATTAAACTCGCTTACGACATTGCCAAAAAGAACTTTCTCCCATCAGGAAACAATCGAGTAATTCTCGCAACCGATGGAGATTTTAATGTTGGTATCTCCAGTGATGGAGAATTAGTTAGGTTAATTGAAGATTACCGAAATCAGGGAGTTTTCCTTACCGTTCTTGGTTTTGGTATGGGAAACTTGAAAGATTCTAAAATGGAACAACTTGCTAATAAAGGTAATGGCAATTACGCTTATATAGACGATCTTCAAGAAGCCAAAAAAGTATTAGTTACTCAAATGGGAGGCACAATTTTCACTATTGCCAAAGACGTGAAAATTCAGGTAGAATTTAATCCAACTAAAGTGCAAGCTTATCGATTAATTGGTTACGAAAATCGGATGTTACAAGCTGAAGATTTCAACAACGATAAAAAAGATGCCGGAGAATTAGGTGCAGGACATTCAGTGACAGCACTTTATGAAATTATTCCTGTAGGTGTGAACAGTGATGTAAAATTACCCCCTGTTGATTCTTTGCGTTACCAACAAAATCAAGTTGATTCCCCAGCTTATCAAAACAACGAATTAATGTTGGTGAAACTGCGTTATAAAGCGCCCCAAGATACAACTTCCCAATTAATTACTCAAACTTTAGTCGATCGATCTCTCCCATTCACCAACGCTTCAAATAACTTAAAATTTGCCGCAGCAGTAGCAGAATTTGGGATGATTTTAAGAGATTCCGAATTTAAAGGAGAGGCGAACTTAGACCAAGTTTTAGATTTAGCGCGTCAATCCAAAGATGTAGACTTAGCAGGTTATCGCGCCGAGTTTATCAACTTAGTGGAAAAAACCAAATCCTTAGCTGTTTCGCAAAGATGA
- a CDS encoding adenylate kinase: MRLIILGGAGAGKGTQAQRLSSCLSIPWISTGNILRDAVATGTKLGKQAQTFVEKGELVPDEIMIEFMRQRLLLSDVVPGWVIDGYPRTAFQAEELDFLLADLGQQLDWAIWLDVPESELEVRCLTRGLIDDQPEIIQRRIQLFQERTIPILDYYGYRQRLLLIDGVLTPEQVEQSILKKISQTAVS; this comes from the coding sequence GTGAGATTAATAATTTTAGGTGGCGCTGGTGCGGGGAAAGGAACCCAAGCACAAAGGCTATCTTCTTGTTTATCTATTCCTTGGATTTCTACGGGGAATATTTTGCGGGATGCGGTAGCCACTGGGACGAAATTAGGTAAGCAGGCGCAAACCTTTGTGGAGAAAGGCGAACTCGTACCTGATGAAATTATGATTGAATTTATGCGCCAAAGGCTGTTATTATCTGATGTCGTTCCGGGATGGGTAATTGATGGTTATCCGCGAACTGCTTTTCAAGCAGAAGAGTTAGATTTTCTGTTGGCAGATTTGGGACAACAACTAGATTGGGCTATTTGGTTAGATGTGCCTGAATCGGAGTTAGAAGTTCGTTGTTTAACGCGGGGACTGATTGATGACCAACCAGAAATAATCCAACGGCGAATTCAATTATTCCAAGAACGAACGATTCCGATTTTGGATTATTACGGTTATCGCCAAAGGCTGTTATTGATTGATGGTGTCCTAACTCCCGAACAAGTGGAGCAAAGTATATTAAAAAAAATTAGTCAAACTGCTGTATCCTAA
- the bchB gene encoding ferredoxin:protochlorophyllide reductase (ATP-dependent) subunit B, with protein sequence MKLAYWMYAGPAHIGTLRIASSFKNVHAIMHAPLGDDYFNVMRSMLERERDFTPVTASIVDRHVLARGSQERVVDNITRKDQEERPDLIVLTPTCTSSILQEDLQNFVDRAQIEAKGDVMLADVNHYRVNELQAADRTLHQIVQYYIEKARKQGKLPEGKTEKPSVNIIGVTTLGFHNQHDCMELKKLMGDLGIEVNQVIPEGASVQNLKNLPKAWFNLVPYREVGLMAAKYLEQEFGTPYIDITPMGVVETARCIRKIQQVINAQGGEVDYEEFINEQTLYVSQAAWFSRSIDCQNLTGKKAVVFGDNTHAAAITKILAREMGIHVVWAGTYCKYDADWFREQVSEYCDEVIISDDNGAIGDAIARVEPSAIFGTQMERHVGKRLDIPCGVIASPIHIQNFPIGYKPFVGYEGTNQIVDLIYNSFTLGMEDHLLEIFGGHDTKEVITKGISADSDLGWTKEAQGELNKVPGFVRGKVKRNTEKFARERNISQITVEVMYAAKEAVGA encoded by the coding sequence ATGAAATTAGCTTACTGGATGTATGCAGGTCCCGCACATATTGGCACGCTACGGATTGCCAGTTCGTTCAAAAATGTTCATGCGATTATGCACGCGCCTTTGGGGGATGATTATTTTAATGTAATGCGATCGATGTTAGAACGGGAAAGAGATTTTACACCTGTGACTGCCAGTATTGTCGATCGTCACGTTCTAGCCAGAGGTTCCCAAGAAAGGGTTGTTGATAATATTACCCGCAAAGATCAAGAAGAACGCCCAGATTTGATTGTCTTAACTCCGACTTGCACATCTAGTATTTTACAAGAAGATTTACAGAATTTTGTCGATCGCGCTCAGATAGAAGCGAAAGGCGATGTGATGTTAGCGGATGTAAATCATTATCGGGTGAATGAACTGCAAGCAGCCGATCGCACTTTACATCAAATCGTCCAATATTATATAGAAAAAGCGCGGAAACAAGGCAAGCTTCCTGAAGGCAAAACCGAAAAACCATCAGTTAATATTATCGGCGTAACAACTCTAGGTTTCCACAATCAACATGATTGTATGGAACTGAAAAAGTTAATGGGTGATTTGGGAATTGAAGTTAACCAAGTAATTCCCGAAGGTGCTTCCGTTCAAAACTTAAAAAATCTGCCGAAAGCCTGGTTTAACTTAGTTCCTTATCGGGAAGTTGGGTTAATGGCAGCTAAATATTTAGAACAAGAATTCGGCACACCTTATATAGATATCACCCCAATGGGAGTGGTAGAAACGGCACGTTGTATCCGCAAAATTCAACAAGTAATTAACGCCCAAGGTGGGGAAGTTGATTACGAAGAATTCATCAACGAACAAACCTTATATGTATCCCAAGCAGCTTGGTTTTCTCGTTCCATTGACTGTCAGAATTTAACCGGGAAAAAAGCGGTTGTATTTGGAGATAATACCCACGCTGCGGCGATTACCAAAATTCTCGCTCGTGAAATGGGAATTCATGTAGTTTGGGCGGGAACTTATTGTAAATATGATGCTGATTGGTTCCGGGAACAGGTTAGCGAATATTGCGATGAAGTAATTATTAGTGATGACAATGGTGCGATCGGAGATGCGATCGCCAGAGTCGAACCTTCTGCCATTTTCGGCACCCAAATGGAACGCCACGTCGGTAAACGTTTAGATATTCCCTGTGGCGTAATCGCATCACCAATTCACATTCAAAACTTCCCCATTGGCTACAAACCTTTCGTCGGTTACGAAGGCACAAATCAAATAGTTGATTTAATCTACAATTCCTTCACCTTGGGAATGGAAGATCACCTATTAGAAATCTTCGGCGGACATGATACCAAAGAAGTAATTACCAAAGGAATTTCTGCTGATTCCGACTTAGGTTGGACGAAAGAAGCACAGGGAGAATTGAATAAAGTTCCTGGTTTTGTTCGAGGGAAAGTGAAGCGAAATACCGAAAAGTTCGCCCGTGAAAGAAACATTTCGCAGATTACAGTTGAAGTGATGTATGCAGCAAAAGAAGCTGTTGGCGCGTAG
- a CDS encoding P-loop NTPase family protein, producing the protein MVAQIETPTVSSVRESYETTQRDILPEIEGLVQVFTSSHRSFFTNVMAQALRIAGQGTPVLVVQFLKGGINQGYQHPVRLGQNLDWVRCDLPRCIDTPQLDEIEMSSLLDLWQHTQKVVIEGKYDLVVLDELSLAVNFGLIPEEEVLNFITKRPSHVDIIMTGPEMPEAILDVADQITEIRRSHRP; encoded by the coding sequence ATGGTAGCCCAGATAGAAACCCCAACTGTTAGTTCTGTTCGTGAAAGTTACGAAACTACGCAACGTGACATATTGCCGGAAATTGAAGGATTAGTACAGGTTTTTACCTCTTCCCATCGCAGTTTCTTCACCAATGTCATGGCGCAAGCATTAAGAATCGCCGGACAAGGAACCCCTGTCTTAGTAGTACAATTCCTCAAGGGAGGAATCAATCAAGGGTATCAACATCCGGTTCGTTTAGGACAAAATTTAGATTGGGTGCGTTGCGATTTACCACGCTGCATTGATACGCCACAATTAGACGAAATTGAAATGAGTTCTTTGTTAGATTTGTGGCAACACACTCAAAAAGTTGTAATTGAAGGAAAGTATGATTTAGTAGTACTGGATGAGTTAAGTTTAGCGGTAAATTTTGGTTTAATTCCTGAAGAGGAAGTTCTGAATTTTATTACTAAACGTCCTAGTCATGTTGATATTATTATGACAGGCCCGGAAATGCCCGAAGCAATTTTGGATGTGGCAGATCAAATTACAGAAATTCGCCGCAGTCATCGTCCTTAG